Proteins co-encoded in one Dehalogenimonas sp. WBC-2 genomic window:
- a CDS encoding radical SAM domain protein, with translation MKVLLVNSATPAYKEFYTKVSNVPSGIFCIAAVLEKNGHSVQIFDNFIDHRKPEDFISFNPDVIGFSALAGPNIEGSISQSREFKNIFPEAKIVWGNVLPSVLPDKVISEPYVDFVVVGAGEYTLLELANNLEKGEPKLEEIKGLVFKHDGKLIFNEPRPFIKNLEELPDPAWHLVDVKKYTSLGLNTSRGCIHRCTFCYNKSYNKGYIGYLSAQRIVSQIEHLQEKYNTRFIKFNEDNFTFNRKRLREFCNTIIDRRIKIKWYCDSRADINENDIKLMARAGCIEIGLGVESGSQRMLDFVQKDIKIEQVEKTFWLLIKHKIRTTIYLMYGFPEETTEDFYLTHDLLRRLDHPYYMYNQFVPFPGSALYDYCLKQGTISPVSTISDWTNNMSGLYRNQINLSLIPQNLIDEAVLNFRQTYALERFRFTLKHDPSYFLIIFTNPIKFLHELYKLIQTQTVLVKFNKRCKRLLLESHPCNI, from the coding sequence ATGAAAGTCTTATTGGTTAATTCAGCAACTCCAGCATACAAGGAATTCTATACAAAGGTCTCAAATGTACCGAGTGGGATATTTTGTATCGCCGCGGTATTGGAAAAAAATGGCCATTCGGTTCAGATATTCGATAATTTTATCGACCATAGAAAACCAGAAGACTTCATCTCTTTCAATCCCGATGTGATTGGTTTTTCAGCCCTTGCTGGCCCAAATATTGAGGGTTCCATTTCTCAATCCCGAGAGTTCAAAAATATTTTCCCCGAGGCCAAAATTGTCTGGGGTAACGTTTTGCCGAGCGTCCTTCCAGATAAGGTGATTTCGGAGCCTTATGTGGACTTTGTAGTTGTTGGTGCCGGTGAATATACCTTACTGGAACTTGCCAACAACCTTGAAAAAGGGGAACCCAAGTTGGAGGAAATCAAAGGGTTGGTTTTTAAGCATGACGGCAAGCTAATTTTCAACGAACCCCGTCCGTTTATTAAGAACCTTGAAGAATTACCAGACCCGGCCTGGCATTTGGTAGATGTAAAAAAATATACGTCTCTAGGTCTAAACACAAGCCGAGGTTGCATACACAGATGCACCTTTTGCTATAACAAGTCGTATAACAAAGGTTACATAGGTTATTTATCAGCTCAAAGAATTGTTTCACAGATTGAACACCTGCAAGAAAAATACAACACTAGATTCATTAAATTTAACGAGGACAATTTTACTTTTAATCGTAAAAGATTGCGGGAGTTTTGCAATACCATTATAGACCGAAGAATTAAGATTAAATGGTATTGTGATTCTAGGGCAGATATTAATGAAAATGATATCAAACTCATGGCTCGCGCTGGCTGCATAGAAATCGGATTAGGTGTTGAATCAGGTAGTCAGCGCATGTTGGATTTTGTTCAAAAAGATATAAAAATTGAGCAAGTCGAAAAGACCTTCTGGTTATTAATAAAGCATAAAATACGAACCACAATATACCTCATGTATGGATTCCCAGAGGAAACCACCGAAGATTTTTACTTGACTCATGATCTTTTGAGGAGGTTGGATCATCCCTATTATATGTACAATCAGTTTGTGCCCTTCCCCGGGAGTGCGTTATACGATTATTGTTTAAAACAAGGAACGATTTCCCCAGTTAGTACAATTTCTGATTGGACTAATAACATGTCCGGGCTATACCGTAATCAAATAAATCTGAGTCTCATACCACAGAATTTGATTGATGAGGCTGTCTTGAATTTCAGGCAAACTTATGCTCTTGAACGATTCAGATTTACCCTTAAACATGATCCTTCTTATTTCCTAATAATTTTTACTAATCCTATTAAATTCTTGCACGAATTATATAAATTGATACAAACACAAACGGTACTTGTGAAGTTCAATAAACGATGCAAACGATTGTTGCTTGAGAGTCACCCATGCAATATTTAG